Below is a window of Bos javanicus breed banteng chromosome 6, ARS-OSU_banteng_1.0, whole genome shotgun sequence DNA.
AaacattaaacaaattaaaaccatGCCCGAACACTTTCATCGTCCCTTTCTCTGAAATACAGCTTGTTTCCAATTCCCACAATCCGAATGAGACCGAGACCAGAGACAACATTCTTTTTCTCTCACCACTTCTCAAATCTTAACATTCCTATTGAGCCTTGCTGAAACTTAATCTGCAAAAGAAACTCCTCTGCAATCTACTGGAGTCCAGATGCATTCCCGCTACCCATGCACCATCTAACACTCGGCCCAGCACACACTTCTGGGTGATGTGGTTCTAAGAAGTCAGCCACTTCGACAAGAGGGTGGgcgtgaggaggaggaggagggagggagggatggctgTTGAGCAATTCAGAACAAGTTCCCTCCGAGGTCCAGTAGCCCTCCAGCTCTTTTTTCCTATTGAAAAGCCGGGAGAATCAGGAGGACGGGCCCCATGTCCCTACAACGCCCCCCAGCGCGGAGCAGAGGTCATGGAAATGTCAACGCAGCCCATTCGCTCTGCCGAGCTACAAGTCGGCCGCTCCTCCCGCTGCCACCTAGGCAGGAAGCCCTTTGCGGTCCCGCCCCACCATAAACACGGGTTAGCCCGAACGCGCCCCACCCTTCCCCGAAAACCAAAAACCTGTATGGTGCTGTGTGTCACACGTAAAATGAGGAGGCCCCTTTTAGCTCTAATAAGTGAGTGTTTTTAGTTTCACCTCCTCTAAAAGTCCATCAACTGCTCCCCTACTCTATCTCCCTGTCAGGAGACGCCTCTATAAATCCTCCAACGTCCTCTCTCTTCACCCTTCCACGTCAGTCTTTCTGGAACCTAAACATGCTTGCCCGCCAAGTGACCACAGCTCGCCATCCATACCCTATGCCTCCTTTAACCAAACGAAAGCGTTTTGAAATACTTTACTATTTGAGACCATTCCTAAGAAGCTTTGCCAAGAGACGTCCGGCTGCAGCAGAGGGCTTACTACTTTTCCTGGGATTCTGACCCCTATTAACTAATTTCTAGGATCCCGACGTCCGGGAGCTCAGAGGCCAGACAGCGCCGGGTGCCTTGCGGTGCGTGCGCGTGCGCGTCGGGACGGGGGTGGGGTGCGGCCGCGAGGACTGGGACCCGGGCGGTCGCCTTGGTCTCCCCACCCGCCCCCAGCGCCCCGGCCCCTAATGAGCCGCTGAAAGGGAGCGGGCTCCTGTGCGCGTGGCTCGCAGGCCTCCCGGAGTCCGGGGCGCCCTGATTGGCCAGCTGCGCCTCGCGACCTCCATTCATTAATAAATTAGCGGCACGCTCCAGCCGAGCGCGAGCCACCAATCACAATGGGCAGCGACGGCGACAACAGCCGCAGCTTGAGCCGATGCCGCCGCTCCAGCAGTCCGACCGCAGCCTCGAGCTCCAACGGGAGCTTTAGAACCGTGTTATGCTGATTAGATAAAGGGGGGAAAGAGAGGCGGGGGGCGATGGAAAgaggaggatggatggatggcagggccaggggagggggGGAAGTgggtgaagaaagaaagaaatgaatgatgATAATGCAATGAAAAGAGTAAGCCGGGTAGGGAAAAGCGGGGGAGAAGGGGGGCCAgcacaggggaggggaggagaaagcgGCGGCCGAGggttggagggtggggtgggggccccgGGGGCAGATCTGATTGTTTTCTTGGTGGTATATAAGGGGTTTTAAGGAGAGTCGTGTGCCAGACACGCAGCCACTGAACCACAAGCAGCTTCGCTTTAACTGGAGTGCCTGGGAGTCGCGTGCCAGGAGTCGCGCGTCCAGGGACTGACTGACAAGACAGACACGCACCACCACCACAACACACGAGACCCGGGCGGGTCGCCGAGGCCGCCGGGGCTCTTGGCAAAGTCGCCGGTCAGAGAGGTCCCCCGCGGAGCCGCGCCGCAGCAGCGCCAGGCCCGGTGCCTCCAAGCCGGCAGAAGGAGCAGCGCTGAGCTCCCGGCTGCGCGGAGAATCGCAGCACGCGCCAAAGAGCGACGCCGAGGCACATTTAGAGAGAGAACCGAGTGAGTACCCGCGCTGCGGCTTCCAACTTAGGGGCGTTTCCCGCACGGCGTCCCACCACATTCGAACGCCCTTCGCCCGCGACGAATCTTTTGTCGCGGGGTCGCAGTCCCTTCCCGGGAGAGAACACAGCTGTCAGGGCGTGTCAGAGTTCGGAACCCAGTTGGCTGGCGACAGGGTCACAACAAGGGGCGCCCGCGAACTGGGAGAGCACAAGGCAGGGTTTCCTCCCCAATTTACTTTCCTCCTTGGCGCGATTCCGAGCGGGTCTTCTCGGGCGCGCAGCAGTAAGTCCCTATAACACTGACAGCTTACCTCTGCCGCTATATTCACACCCCATTtggttctttctccctctctgctcTCTTCTCCAGGATGTTCGTCAAATCCGAGACCTTGGAGTTAAAGGAGGAAGAGGACGTGCTGGTGCTGCTTGGCTCGGCCTCCCCCGCCTCAGCGGCTCTGACCCCTGTATCTTCCAGCGCTGacgaggagggagaggaggagctgGGCGCGGCGGGCGGAGCGCGTCGGCAGCTTGGGGCAGAGGCCGGGCCCGCGGCTCTGGGCGGCTCGCCGGGAGGAGCCGAGGGCTGCCGGCCGGCGCGGCTGCTGGGTGTGGTTCATGAGTGCAAGCGGCGCCCTTCGAGGGCAAGGGCTGTTTCTCGCGGCGCCAAGACGGCCGAGACCGTGCAGCGCATCAAGAAGACCCGTAGACTGAAGGCCAATAACCGCGAGCGCAACCGCATGCACAATCTGAACGCGGCGCTGGACGCGCTGCGTGAGGTGCTCCCCACATTCCCAGAGGACGCCAAGCTCACCAAGATCGAGACCCTGCGTTTCGCCCACAACTACATATGGGCGCTCACCGAGACCCTGCGCCTGGCTGACCACTGTGGCGGCGGCAGCCTGCCCGGGGCGCTCTTCTCGGAGGCAGTCATACTGAGTCCGGGAGGCACTAGCGCCGCCTTGAGCAACAGCGGAGACAGCCCTTCGCCCGCCTCCACGTGGAGCTGCACAAACAGCCCCGCGGAGTCTTCCTCGGCGTCCTCCAACTCCACCTCCCCCTACAGCTGCACTTTATCTCCCGCCAGCCCGGAGGGTTCAGACATGGACTATTGGCCGCCCCCACCTCCAGACAAGCACCGCTACGCACCTCACCTCCCCATAGTCAGGGACTGTATCTAGAACTGCCATCTCTGCTACCCACGCCAGGCCTTAGTGGGTACCCTTTCCTGCCCCCGATCAagccctcctcccatcccccgcTTTCCATGCCCGGGAAACCGTCTCACTACTCAGAGCATGTGTAGCCGTTCTGATTACTCGGTTATTGGTTGCATTCCTTGGCTAAGTAAGGGCTTCCTTAGTTCAGCCGGGCTCTCTAATTTATTGGCGTGATGGAGCTTATTGTCGAAGAGGATTGTAGAGTTGGGGGCCGGGAGGAGGGAGGCACTTAAGGTAAAAAGATGCTGGGAAGAGATAAAGGTGACACGTCTAAAGAGTTTGTAGAGCGGACTGACGCTCCTGCCCTCTCGGTGCGATTCATGTGAATCTCCCAGGGGGAACGCAACCGGTTCCTGTGATCTCTTCACCTTTGCTTCTACATAGAGATGTTAATGTCGAGTAGAAAGAAATGTATCTTAGCATCTGAATGATTTTACCGGTAATAATATTATCCACAGATTTGCAATGGCTGGCATCTGCTTTATTCCCAGTGCTGCCTGCGGGCTGTGGGAATTTCACCTGTCAAACCAAACTTTCCCTCTCTGATGTGCACTTTGTTCTGTTTCCCAGATTCGTCACAATGCCTATTGTCCcgctcttctctttcctttttcttctccattttgccATCTGTCTCTTATGATTTATAAGGGGGAAAAAGTTGTTTTGTTAGAGGGCCAGGTTAGAAGTCATTGTATAATTTGTAGGCTTTGTAATGATTGAATGCAAGCGTGGAAATTTAGGCTGAACTCTCtatcaaaaggaaaaatgtgGAGGAAAACGGAAAAATCAGGAGGGAGGATTGCTTCATGAATTATTTATCTCGACCTTTTAGGGGAGAAGAAACTCCCCCATTCTTtcaagagattaaaaataaatcaacacaCTGAAAACCTAAGCAGACACGGAGCATTATCAGGATCAGCCACACACGTGTTTCCTTctatttattataaagaaaaatttcatgGGAAAAGTATGTATTTTTTGTATATTCTACAGAGTTTATTCTAGTATGTATTTACGTCttgaaagaacaagaaaattgTTCTTGTGATTAAACTATAAATAAAGTAtctaattttcataatttttgtgtgtttattactTTCCTGTTTAGGTGGCTTTTAGAAGAAtaagttgcattttttttcttaactcccTATATCTGAGTAGagtacttgtttgtttttgttttgtcaatgTTTGTGTGTAGAATTCATTGACACATAAGGTCTAAGCAATCACAGGAAGCTGAATTATATTCAAGACACTAACAATGACATAAAAGTGTAACTCTCCATACAAATAAAAgcttgttttttaagaaatcaatttCTGAGCAAACAAgattagttaaaaaaaagtttgggtaatttaaattataattaagtAATGATGAGCACCAAAGTTCAGaaactttgcttttaaaaaatagtggagTTGAACTATCTTGACGGAGTGTGTAGAAATTTGGTTCTTACACTTCACTTCTTTGAGCTTCAGTTATCGTCTGTAAACAAAAGGGACTGGATAGTGATCTCTAACATCTGTGACATAACTGAGTGTTTATAAATTCATTATTGGAAGCTGATTTCATGTTAGCCAATTCAGTCTTTGTTAAAGCAGTTTACATAGACAAAACATCttcagagagaaagcaaaaatggTTTCCTAATCACCAGGATACATAACTCTCTAACTTGCAGCTCAGTCtctaaagcagaaatcaatgctCTTTGACTGGCCTTGGGTCAAAGATGATCAAGTGAAGGCTGACCACTTTAGAGGAG
It encodes the following:
- the NEUROG2 gene encoding neurogenin-2 — encoded protein: MFVKSETLELKEEEDVLVLLGSASPASAALTPVSSSADEEGEEELGAAGGARRQLGAEAGPAALGGSPGGAEGCRPARLLGVVHECKRRPSRARAVSRGAKTAETVQRIKKTRRLKANNRERNRMHNLNAALDALREVLPTFPEDAKLTKIETLRFAHNYIWALTETLRLADHCGGGSLPGALFSEAVILSPGGTSAALSNSGDSPSPASTWSCTNSPAESSSASSNSTSPYSCTLSPASPEGSDMDYWPPPPPDKHRYAPHLPIVRDCI